In Methanonatronarchaeum sp. AMET-Sl, one genomic interval encodes:
- a CDS encoding flippase-like domain-containing protein, producing MNRLKKFFVISVSVSVVTLALILLLMEGEDLLISLGAVDPVFLVLAIGVHVLGWMFWAGRIDIFSRASDIKLGFKKSLGIVVSSTFLASITPSYAGGEPLRVYLIGKEKGYAGRASAIVFAERALDFVFIVLFALVGMFYLREQFGEIANLEIAFTMAGVLIGLAVLGIVLGFFKPHLIKGFFGYFERPIESFREGTMEQIYREIDSFHRILWMFLREKRIYLAGAFLATALLWSLHFSIPYILFVGMGSEVDFLTVWFGYFLVLLFLFIPLAPGGSGLAEVGGFVVYSALTGAASIGVLVLLWRVSTHYVNLVVGGLLIGKVIKDVSIVEEKIDESVDKDVEKQAVEEIK from the coding sequence TTGAATAGGCTTAAGAAGTTTTTTGTTATTTCGGTGTCGGTTAGTGTTGTTACTTTGGCGTTGATTCTTTTGTTGATGGAGGGTGAGGACCTCTTGATTAGTTTGGGTGCTGTGGATCCTGTTTTTTTGGTGTTGGCTATTGGTGTTCATGTTTTGGGTTGGATGTTTTGGGCTGGTCGGATTGATATTTTTAGTCGTGCTTCGGATATTAAGCTGGGTTTTAAGAAGAGTTTAGGGATAGTTGTTTCTAGTACGTTTTTAGCTAGTATTACGCCTTCTTATGCGGGTGGTGAGCCGTTAAGGGTGTATTTGATTGGTAAGGAGAAGGGGTATGCTGGTCGGGCGAGTGCTATTGTTTTTGCTGAACGGGCGCTTGATTTTGTTTTTATTGTTTTGTTTGCTTTGGTTGGTATGTTTTATTTGAGGGAGCAGTTTGGTGAGATTGCGAATCTTGAGATAGCGTTCACTATGGCTGGAGTGTTAATCGGTTTAGCTGTCTTGGGTATTGTGTTGGGTTTTTTCAAACCACATTTAATTAAGGGTTTTTTTGGTTATTTTGAGAGACCTATAGAGAGTTTTAGAGAGGGGACGATGGAGCAGATATATAGGGAGATTGATTCGTTCCACCGTATTTTGTGGATGTTTTTGAGGGAGAAAAGAATTTATTTAGCGGGCGCTTTTTTGGCAACCGCTTTGCTTTGGAGTTTACATTTCAGTATACCCTATATACTTTTTGTTGGTATGGGTAGTGAAGTTGATTTCCTGACCGTATGGTTCGGTTATTTCCTTGTATTGTTATTCCTGTTTATTCCACTTGCTCCAGGTGGAAGTGGTCTGGCCGAGGTAGGGGGTTTCGTTGTCTACTCAGCTTTAACAGGAGCAGCATCAATAGGCGTTTTAGTGTTATTATGGAGAGTTTCAACCCACTACGTAAACCTAGTCGTTGGTGGCCTATTGATCGGTAAAGTAATCAAAGATGTATCAATTGTTGAAGAAAAAATTGATGAATCAGTTGACAAAGATGTTGAAAAACAAGCGGTTGAAGAAATAAAATGA
- a CDS encoding YcaO-related McrA-glycine thioamidation protein, producing the protein MSFDSTKKDYMNGTHRVVSPSETLEMVEPVKDLVGITRVADITGLDRIGIPVYSSIRPTAERGAISVYNGKGSTVEEAKVSAIMEGVERYSAELHDRELFFDTYRNLDGKADVLDPRKLILPEATPDPLNARISWMKGYDMIQSEEVYVPANAVFHPLPPGKKGVGFFQTNTNGLASGNVLEEAIFHGLTEVIERDAWSLVESARDTGPQVKVDDPGINDLVGRFREKDISLVIRDITSDVGLPTFAAVSEDLELKDPALLTMGMGTHTDAGVAIKRAITEVAQSRATQIHGAREDTLSGDDMRSLGYETVKKRNKHWFDNSNTKEINDLEKVSYITDDFVDDIAYTLRKLTEVGVQHAIFVNLTLDEVDVPVVRVLVPGLELRAIDPERVGRRCQHARQKGSCVHGAQPPS; encoded by the coding sequence ATGAGTTTTGATAGTACTAAGAAGGATTATATGAATGGGACGCATCGTGTTGTTTCTCCTAGTGAGACTCTTGAGATGGTTGAGCCGGTGAAGGATTTGGTTGGTATTACGAGGGTTGCTGATATTACTGGTTTGGATCGTATTGGTATTCCTGTCTACTCTAGTATTCGGCCGACTGCTGAGCGGGGTGCGATTTCGGTTTATAATGGTAAGGGTAGTACAGTGGAGGAGGCGAAGGTTTCTGCGATTATGGAGGGTGTTGAGAGGTATTCAGCTGAGCTTCATGATCGGGAGTTGTTTTTCGATACATACCGTAATTTGGATGGTAAGGCAGATGTTTTGGATCCGAGGAAGCTTATTTTGCCTGAAGCGACTCCAGATCCGCTTAATGCGAGGATTTCTTGGATGAAGGGTTATGATATGATTCAGAGTGAGGAGGTTTATGTTCCTGCTAACGCTGTTTTCCATCCCCTACCTCCCGGTAAGAAGGGGGTTGGGTTTTTCCAGACCAACACGAACGGACTTGCTTCAGGGAATGTGCTTGAAGAAGCAATATTCCACGGCCTAACTGAAGTAATTGAGAGAGATGCCTGGTCATTGGTTGAGTCGGCAAGAGACACCGGCCCCCAAGTCAAGGTAGATGACCCCGGGATAAATGATTTGGTTGGTCGGTTTAGGGAGAAGGATATTTCGTTGGTGATTCGTGATATCACGAGTGATGTTGGATTACCTACTTTTGCTGCGGTTTCTGAAGATTTGGAGTTAAAGGATCCTGCTTTATTAACTATGGGTATGGGTACCCATACGGATGCCGGTGTTGCAATTAAAAGAGCTATAACCGAGGTTGCTCAAAGTAGAGCAACCCAGATCCATGGAGCTAGAGAAGACACACTGAGTGGAGACGATATGCGGTCTCTTGGGTATGAAACTGTCAAAAAACGGAACAAACATTGGTTCGATAACTCCAATACAAAGGAAATCAATGATCTTGAGAAAGTTTCATATATAACCGATGATTTTGTTGACGACATAGCCTACACACTCCGCAAACTAACAGAAGTTGGTGTACAACACGCTATATTTGTAAACCTAACCCTTGATGAAGTTGATGTCCCGGTTGTCCGGGTTTTGGTTCCAGGACTTGAGTTAAGAGCTATCGATCCGGAGCGCGTGGGAAGGAGGTGCCAACATGCCCGACAAAAAGGTAGTTGTGTACACGGGGCCCAGCCTCCATCCTAA
- the cobA gene encoding uroporphyrinogen-III C-methyltransferase: MTGKVYLIGAGPSKDLITKRGLEIIDTADVVVHDRLIDDQILDNARQDVEMIDAGKKADKHKLKQHEIEEILIDRAQKNKDVARVKGGDSFLFGRGGEEMLSLREADIPYEIIPGVTTAISVPARFGVPVTHRNVSSSLAIVTGHEDPTKDESAIDWDHISHAGTIVILMGVGNLPKIVKKILKNKDPETPVASFQDAYSKNERVVHGTLENITEIAEKQNLKPPAVTVIGEVVKLGEFYKK; this comes from the coding sequence ATGACAGGTAAAGTATACTTGATAGGGGCAGGTCCTTCAAAAGACTTGATAACAAAAAGAGGTCTGGAAATAATCGATACTGCAGATGTCGTAGTTCATGACCGTTTAATAGACGACCAAATACTTGATAACGCGCGACAAGACGTTGAAATGATAGATGCAGGTAAAAAAGCCGACAAACATAAACTAAAACAACATGAAATCGAGGAAATACTGATCGATCGAGCCCAAAAAAACAAGGATGTTGCGAGAGTTAAAGGCGGCGATTCATTCCTTTTCGGTAGGGGCGGAGAAGAGATGTTATCACTCCGAGAAGCCGACATACCATACGAAATAATACCCGGAGTAACAACAGCCATATCAGTACCAGCCAGGTTTGGAGTTCCCGTAACACACCGAAACGTCTCATCATCACTAGCTATCGTAACAGGCCACGAAGACCCAACCAAAGATGAAAGCGCTATCGATTGGGACCACATCTCACACGCAGGAACAATCGTAATCCTAATGGGAGTCGGAAACCTACCAAAAATCGTTAAAAAAATATTAAAAAACAAAGACCCCGAAACACCTGTCGCATCCTTCCAAGACGCATACTCCAAAAACGAACGAGTAGTACATGGAACACTCGAAAACATAACCGAGATCGCAGAAAAACAAAACCTCAAACCACCCGCCGTAACAGTAATAGGAGAAGTCGTCAAACTCGGAGAATTCTATAAAAAATAA
- a CDS encoding TfuA-related McrA-glycine thioamidation protein, translating to MPDKKVVVYTGPSLHPKKTRQKIDARVCGPAERGDIKKAHKQGYNLICLIDGVFSQDCSVSHREILNALNNEVKVVGASSMGALRASELDRYGMKGIGEIYKRYKNEVIDSDDEVALTFTPTTYKPISEPLINIRYNLKKATENKIITKKEMNWLIKKSRSRFYPNRNYQKVIKDAREHPEINHQELREYLRENKVDLKQRDACKAIMYIKNMFQV from the coding sequence ATGCCCGACAAAAAGGTAGTTGTGTACACGGGGCCCAGCCTCCATCCTAAAAAAACTCGACAAAAAATAGATGCCAGGGTATGTGGGCCTGCAGAACGAGGAGATATAAAAAAAGCCCACAAACAAGGCTATAACCTAATCTGCTTAATCGATGGTGTTTTTTCACAAGACTGCTCCGTATCCCACCGAGAAATACTAAACGCACTAAACAACGAGGTAAAAGTTGTTGGAGCTTCAAGCATGGGAGCCCTCAGGGCATCCGAACTGGATAGGTATGGAATGAAAGGAATCGGAGAAATATACAAACGATACAAAAACGAGGTAATCGATTCTGACGACGAAGTGGCCCTCACATTCACACCAACCACCTACAAACCCATATCCGAACCCCTAATCAACATCCGATACAACCTAAAAAAAGCCACAGAAAACAAAATAATCACAAAAAAAGAAATGAACTGGTTGATAAAAAAATCTAGATCCAGGTTCTATCCCAACCGCAACTACCAAAAAGTAATTAAGGACGCAAGAGAACACCCAGAAATAAACCACCAAGAATTGAGAGAGTATTTGCGGGAGAATAAAGTTGATTTGAAACAAAGGGATGCTTGTAAGGCTATTATGTATATTAAAAATATGTTTCAGGTTTGA